In the Sphingopyxis sp. DBS4 genome, CGCCCAGCATGTGACCGCTGGCCTAGCCGTGACACAGGAATGGCTGGACGAAATCACGGCGGCAGACGAGACGATCGACAAGCACGATGGCATCCAGCACCTCATGGCGAGGTTGGAAACGACGCTTGAAAGTTTCTCGAAGAACGCCAACGCCACGCGCAGCGCGACGGCCGATTATACCGACGAGCTGGAACAGCATGTGGCCGAGCTGGATCAGGTTCAGGGAACGGGGCAAATCCTTTCCAGCCTAGCCGATTTGGCGAAGGCGATGCTTGAGCGAACCCGCAAGCTGGAAACCGACATGCGGCGCAGCGAGGAGGAGGCCAAGGCGCTCCGCCGTAGTCTGGAACAGGCGCGGCGCGAGGCGGAGATTGACCACATGACCGGCCTTCCCAATCGCCGGCTTTCGAGACGGTCCTAGAGCGGGAATATCGTGACGCCAGAGCGAGCTTTGACCCGCTGACCGTAGCTTTCTGCGATATAGACCATTTTAAGCGCATCAATGATACGCACGGCCATGATGCAGGCGATCGGTCATTCGACTTATCGCGGAAATGCTTGCTACGATTTCGGACGATAATTGCCATGTAGCGCGCCACGGTGGAGAGGAGTTTGTTATGCTGTTCCGAGGCGTCAGCCTGTCCGAAGCGCATAAGAAACTTGACGGCTTGCGCGAACAAATGGCCGAACGTCGCTTGCGAACCGCAAGACGGATGAACCATTGGGCCAAATTACATTCTCCGCTGGTATTGCGGACGTGTTTGATTTTCCTGATCCAAGGGCGGCCCTCAAAGCGGCCGATGAAGCCCTTTACGCCGCAAACAGGGCGGCCGAAACCAAGTGATAATCGCACCCAAGGGAGGCGCGCAGGCCGCATGAGCGAGGGGACGCCAGATGAAGACGTATTCCCCGGCGCGAAGCTCTCCGATCCGGCAATGGTGCGGGGAATGTTGCGTGATGCGGCACAGGAGAAGGCCGAAAAGGACGGGGAGCCGGGAAAATGGGATTAGGATCGGGCAGCGCGGCCGTGCTGGTTGTGGAGGATGAACCCCTAGTGAGGACGATGGCGGCCGACATTCTTATGGACGCGGGCTATCGCGTCTTTGAGGCGTGCGAGGCGGCGGACGCTCTGGCGATCCTTGACGGCCGCGATGACATTGGCGCGGTGTTCACCGATATTGAAATGCCCGGAGGGATGACCGGCCTTGCC is a window encoding:
- a CDS encoding diguanylate cyclase, whose product is MTVAFCDIDHFKRINDTHGHDAGDRSFDLSRKCLLRFRTIIAM
- a CDS encoding response regulator, yielding MGLGSGSAAVLVVEDEPLVRTMAADILMDAGYRVFEACEAADALAILDGRDDIGAVFTDIEMPGGMTGLALAAAVRDRWPSMPVLVTSGRVRPGAGELPNGAAYIAKPYMPGELVATLGKMLPHPIPAINAPSG